In the Magnetospira sp. QH-2 genome, one interval contains:
- a CDS encoding class III extradiol dioxygenase subunit beta, translated as MADIVGAYATSHVPAIGIALDQGKTGEAYWQPVFAGYEASKKWIEEIDPDVVIMVYNDHATAFSLELIPTFALGCAARFPIADEGMGKRPVPEVIGHPELAWHIAQSVILDEFDLTIVNKMEVDHGLTVPLSLAFGQPEEWPCPVIPLAVNVVQFPPPTGNRCLNLGKAIRRAVDSFDQDLKVVIFGTGGMSHQLQAQRAGLINAEFDNRFLDLLVNDPATAAAIPHVEYLREAGSEGIELVMWLVMRGAMDDAVTEIHRHFHVPASNTAVGHLVLENKR; from the coding sequence ATGGCTGATATCGTCGGCGCCTACGCCACTTCTCACGTGCCTGCCATCGGTATCGCCCTCGACCAGGGCAAGACCGGCGAGGCCTATTGGCAGCCGGTATTCGCCGGGTACGAAGCGTCGAAAAAGTGGATCGAGGAAATCGATCCGGATGTGGTGATCATGGTCTACAACGATCATGCCACGGCTTTTTCCCTGGAACTGATCCCCACCTTCGCTTTGGGTTGCGCGGCCCGTTTTCCCATTGCCGACGAAGGCATGGGTAAGCGTCCGGTACCCGAGGTCATCGGTCATCCGGAACTGGCCTGGCACATCGCTCAATCGGTCATTCTCGACGAATTCGACCTGACCATCGTCAATAAGATGGAAGTGGACCACGGCCTCACCGTGCCCCTGTCCCTGGCCTTCGGACAGCCGGAAGAATGGCCCTGTCCCGTGATTCCACTGGCGGTCAACGTGGTGCAGTTTCCTCCGCCCACCGGCAATCGCTGCCTGAACCTGGGCAAGGCGATCCGCCGCGCGGTGGACAGCTTCGATCAGGATTTGAAAGTGGTCATCTTCGGTACCGGCGGCATGTCGCACCAATTGCAGGCACAACGAGCCGGATTGATCAACGCCGAGTTCGACAATCGGTTTTTGGACCTTTTGGTCAATGACCCGGCCACCGCTGCCGCCATTCCCCATGTGGAATATCTGCGCGAGGCCGGTTCCGAAGGCATCGAACTGGTCATGTGGCTGGTCATGCGCGGTGCCATGGACGACGCCGTAACTGAAATCCACCGCCATTTCCATGTTCCGGCGTCCAATACAGCCGTCGGACACCTGGTTTTGGAAAACAAGCGATAG
- a CDS encoding Gfo/Idh/MocA family oxidoreductase encodes MKICVAGAAGAFGRKHLDALANIDGVEVTSVVGGGPDDIHAFAAERGIPHATKDLAESLARDDVEGVILATPTQIHAEQAIACLKAGKHVMVEIPMADNLADSEELVRVQKETGLTAMAGHVRRFNPSHQWIHSKIVAGEITVQQMDVQTYFFRRSNKNALGEPRTWTDHLLWHHACHTVDLFQYQTGGKAVQAFGLQGPPHPELGIAMDMAIGLRADSGAICTLSLSFNNDGPLGTYFRYICDNGTYIARYDDLFDGKEEQIDLTGVAVSNNGIELIDREFISSIQEGREPNSSVAQCLPAMQTLDTIEKSFG; translated from the coding sequence ATGAAGATCTGTGTAGCGGGCGCGGCGGGCGCATTCGGGCGTAAACATCTCGATGCCCTGGCCAACATTGACGGGGTCGAAGTGACGTCCGTCGTCGGTGGTGGCCCGGACGACATTCACGCCTTTGCCGCCGAACGCGGCATTCCCCACGCCACAAAGGATCTGGCCGAAAGCCTGGCCCGCGACGACGTGGAAGGGGTGATCCTGGCCACTCCGACGCAGATCCACGCCGAGCAGGCCATTGCCTGTCTGAAGGCGGGCAAGCATGTGATGGTCGAGATCCCCATGGCCGATAACCTGGCCGATTCAGAGGAGTTGGTGCGGGTTCAAAAGGAGACCGGCCTGACCGCCATGGCCGGTCACGTGCGCCGCTTCAATCCCAGCCATCAATGGATCCACAGCAAGATCGTCGCCGGAGAGATCACCGTCCAGCAGATGGACGTGCAGACCTATTTCTTCCGCCGCTCCAACAAGAATGCCCTGGGTGAGCCGCGCACCTGGACCGATCATCTGCTCTGGCACCATGCCTGCCACACGGTGGATCTGTTTCAATACCAAACAGGCGGTAAAGCGGTGCAGGCCTTTGGCTTACAAGGCCCGCCTCACCCGGAACTGGGCATCGCCATGGATATGGCCATCGGCCTGCGGGCGGACTCCGGGGCTATCTGCACCCTCTCCCTGTCATTCAACAATGATGGGCCGCTGGGCACTTACTTCCGCTACATATGCGACAACGGCACCTATATCGCCCGCTACGACGACCTGTTCGACGGCAAGGAAGAGCAGATCGATCTCACCGGCGTCGCGGTCTCCAACAACGGAATCGAACTGATCGACCGGGAATTCATCTCGTCGATCCAAGAAGGCCGCGAGCCCAATAGTTCAGTCGCCCAGTGTCTGCCAGCCATGCAGACCCTCGATACCATTGAAAAGAGCTTCGGCTGA
- a CDS encoding aldo/keto reductase — MQTRSIGPFTVSAIGYGAMNLSHGYGTPPDKATGIRVLNEALDLGHTHLDTAALYGFGANEELLGEAVSHRRGTFMLASKCGLGKGPDGQRGVDGRPDTIRYTCETSLKSLRTDVIDLYYLHRMDKNVPIEESIGALAELVAEGKIRTIGLSEVDTATLRKAHAVHPITALQTEYSLWTRNAEIAVLQACKELGIAFVAFSPLARGYLTGRLTDPSALPDKDIRRTMPRFSAENYPKNLVLLAGVKAIAEELSCSMAQLALAWVLAKGDHIIPIPGTTKIDHLRENIGAAEVTVPDDAMTRLDKLINQNTVHGLRYNAAAQADVYTEDFA, encoded by the coding sequence ATGCAGACTCGCTCCATCGGCCCCTTCACGGTTTCCGCCATCGGCTACGGCGCCATGAATTTGTCCCACGGCTATGGCACGCCGCCGGATAAGGCGACCGGCATCCGGGTGCTGAACGAGGCACTGGATCTGGGCCACACCCATCTGGATACGGCGGCCCTTTATGGCTTCGGCGCCAACGAAGAACTATTGGGCGAGGCCGTGAGCCACCGCCGCGGCACATTCATGCTGGCCAGCAAGTGCGGCCTGGGCAAGGGGCCAGACGGCCAGCGCGGCGTCGATGGACGACCGGACACCATCCGCTATACCTGCGAGACCTCGCTGAAAAGCCTGCGCACCGATGTGATCGATCTTTACTACCTGCACCGCATGGACAAGAACGTCCCCATCGAGGAGAGTATCGGCGCCCTGGCGGAATTGGTCGCCGAGGGCAAGATCCGCACCATCGGACTGTCCGAGGTGGATACCGCAACCTTGCGCAAAGCCCATGCGGTGCACCCCATCACCGCTTTGCAGACCGAATATTCTCTGTGGACCCGCAACGCGGAAATCGCTGTCTTGCAGGCCTGCAAGGAACTGGGGATCGCCTTTGTCGCCTTCAGCCCGCTGGCCCGGGGATATCTGACCGGCAGGCTGACCGATCCATCAGCGCTGCCGGACAAGGATATCCGCCGCACCATGCCCCGCTTCTCGGCGGAGAATTACCCGAAGAACCTGGTCTTGCTCGCCGGAGTCAAAGCCATTGCCGAGGAGCTTTCTTGTTCCATGGCGCAACTGGCTCTGGCCTGGGTTCTAGCCAAGGGCGACCATATTATTCCCATACCCGGCACCACCAAAATCGATCACTTGCGCGAAAACATTGGTGCCGCCGAGGTGACGGTCCCCGACGACGCAATGACCCGCCTCGACAAGCTGATCAATCAAAATACCGTCCATGGCCTGCGTTACAACGCCGCCGCCCAGGCGGACGTCTATACGGAGGATTTTGCATGA
- a CDS encoding TRAP transporter substrate-binding protein: protein MIKRLTMTAIAGLVALTTGSQPVQAADVTLRFAHFWPAVAGTHKHLFQVWADAVEKDSNGRIKVEIYPSATLAKPPAQYDAVKNRIADVTATVLGYTANRFPLAQVVEVPGLVKDAAHGSCILQGIYDEGHLDKEFKDTKPLFLFTHGPGHVHTSKKLIKEPKDFAGLRIRRPTTLVGSMLEKLGAQPVGMPAPQSYQSMQRGVIDGVTLPWEGQLVFRLNELATKHTEVGGLYTLAFVVTMNKDVYNSMPADLKKVIDKNSGKDWAAKAAVVFDDLDVKGRAAAEQAGHEFHVVEGGIENPAWKPILAATTKDYIDGLDGKGLAGSKVHARAMALAASCQ, encoded by the coding sequence ATGATCAAACGCCTAACCATGACCGCCATTGCCGGCCTGGTCGCTCTGACCACTGGCAGCCAGCCGGTTCAAGCCGCTGACGTCACCCTGCGTTTTGCCCATTTCTGGCCCGCCGTGGCCGGCACCCACAAGCATCTGTTCCAAGTCTGGGCCGATGCGGTGGAGAAGGATTCCAATGGCCGTATCAAGGTGGAGATCTATCCCTCCGCCACCCTGGCCAAGCCCCCGGCCCAATATGACGCGGTCAAGAACCGCATTGCCGATGTCACCGCCACGGTTCTCGGATACACCGCAAACCGGTTCCCGTTGGCCCAGGTGGTCGAAGTGCCGGGATTGGTGAAAGACGCCGCTCATGGATCCTGTATCCTGCAAGGGATCTATGACGAAGGCCACCTGGACAAGGAATTCAAGGATACCAAGCCCTTGTTTCTATTCACCCACGGACCGGGCCATGTGCATACCTCCAAGAAGCTGATCAAGGAACCCAAGGACTTCGCCGGTCTGCGCATCCGCCGTCCGACCACTTTGGTGGGGTCCATGCTGGAGAAGCTGGGCGCCCAACCGGTCGGCATGCCCGCGCCGCAGTCCTACCAGTCCATGCAGCGCGGCGTCATCGACGGCGTTACCCTGCCTTGGGAAGGTCAGTTGGTATTCCGCCTCAATGAGTTGGCCACCAAGCATACCGAAGTCGGCGGCCTGTATACCCTGGCCTTCGTGGTGACCATGAACAAGGACGTCTATAACAGCATGCCCGCCGATCTGAAAAAGGTCATCGACAAGAACTCGGGCAAGGACTGGGCCGCCAAGGCCGCCGTGGTATTTGACGACCTGGACGTCAAGGGCCGGGCCGCCGCGGAACAAGCCGGTCACGAGTTCCATGTGGTCGAGGGCGGTATTGAGAACCCGGCTTGGAAGCCGATTCTGGCGGCCACCACCAAGGACTACATCGATGGTCTCGATGGCAAGGGCCTAGCGGGTAGCAAGGTTCACGCCCGCGCCATGGCCCTGGCCGCGAGCTGTCAGTAA
- a CDS encoding TRAP transporter small permease subunit, with product MQAAHRLAHVMHLISGVLLVIMVLAVLVDVATRTIFGISGGTIDLTFRGGVEIVSYSLLFMVLFTLPYSVSRGQVIVDLFTDGLPERTKEMLAGFYLLGFGLLGFGMATRFYEAIDQAINSGETSQDLLIPLYYLYAVVAFATFILGLRGVLVAFEQILSSGKRS from the coding sequence ATGCAAGCAGCCCATCGCCTGGCCCATGTCATGCATCTGATCAGTGGCGTTTTGCTGGTTATTATGGTGTTGGCGGTCCTTGTCGACGTGGCCACCCGCACCATCTTCGGCATATCCGGCGGCACCATCGACCTCACATTTCGGGGGGGAGTGGAAATCGTCAGCTACAGCCTATTGTTCATGGTGCTGTTCACCTTGCCCTATTCGGTCAGCCGCGGGCAGGTGATCGTGGACCTGTTCACCGACGGATTGCCGGAGCGGACCAAGGAAATGCTGGCTGGGTTCTATCTCCTTGGCTTCGGATTGCTCGGTTTCGGCATGGCGACCCGCTTTTACGAAGCCATTGATCAGGCCATCAACAGCGGGGAAACGTCTCAGGATCTGTTGATCCCTTTGTATTACCTCTATGCCGTCGTGGCATTCGCCACCTTTATCCTCGGGCTGCGCGGGGTCCTTGTGGCCTTCGAGCAGATCCTCAGCAGTGGAAAACGGTCATGA
- a CDS encoding TRAP transporter large permease — MSAPLIGYICIAGMLGMIAFRMPIALAMAATGFIGFGMIVSFDAAFAILDAGPFETLSNYSFSPIPMFILMGVMASKARMSQELFSGARTLFGGWRGGMALAAVSACGVFSAISGSSLATAASMSRVALPEMRKHGYADSLATGTLAAGGTLGIMIPPSIALLLYALITEQSVGDMFIAGVVPGILGLFLYCAAIAVLVWIKPEVAQPGTPTTLIEKIIGLKGLIPFGAIFAVIIGGIYGGIFTPTEAAAFGAAGAFLIALFRGMNWKDFRDGVEETLFLSSMIFFMIIGAEIFGYFLSVSRISFSLTEFVASMELAPYAILFCILLLYMLLGCVMDSIAMLLLTVPVVFPVIAAAGFDPVWFGIVTVITVELGLITPPVGMNVFVIKTVAPDVPIGQIFKGVFPFVLSDLVRLALLVLFPSLALGLL, encoded by the coding sequence ATGAGCGCCCCCCTGATCGGCTATATCTGCATCGCGGGCATGTTGGGCATGATCGCCTTTCGCATGCCCATCGCCTTGGCCATGGCCGCCACCGGCTTTATCGGTTTTGGCATGATCGTCAGCTTTGATGCCGCGTTTGCCATCCTCGATGCCGGCCCTTTCGAGACTCTGTCCAATTACAGCTTCAGCCCCATCCCCATGTTCATCCTGATGGGTGTGATGGCGTCGAAGGCCCGCATGTCACAGGAGCTATTCTCCGGCGCCCGGACCCTGTTCGGCGGCTGGCGCGGCGGCATGGCTCTGGCGGCTGTCTCTGCTTGTGGCGTGTTTTCGGCCATTTCCGGATCCTCATTGGCCACGGCGGCCAGTATGTCGCGGGTGGCCTTGCCGGAAATGCGTAAGCACGGCTATGCGGACTCCCTGGCCACCGGCACCCTGGCGGCGGGCGGTACCTTGGGGATCATGATTCCACCCTCCATCGCCTTGCTGCTCTATGCGTTGATTACCGAGCAATCGGTGGGCGACATGTTCATCGCCGGGGTGGTTCCGGGTATCTTGGGCCTGTTCCTATACTGCGCCGCCATCGCTGTCCTGGTCTGGATCAAGCCGGAAGTGGCCCAACCGGGCACGCCGACCACGTTGATCGAAAAAATCATCGGACTGAAAGGCCTGATCCCTTTCGGCGCCATTTTCGCGGTGATCATCGGTGGCATCTATGGCGGCATCTTTACTCCCACCGAAGCTGCGGCCTTCGGCGCGGCCGGTGCTTTTCTCATCGCCCTGTTCAGGGGAATGAACTGGAAGGACTTCCGCGACGGGGTGGAGGAAACCCTGTTCCTTTCCTCAATGATCTTTTTCATGATCATCGGCGCGGAGATCTTCGGCTACTTCCTGTCGGTGTCGCGCATTTCTTTCAGCCTCACCGAATTCGTCGCCAGCATGGAACTGGCGCCCTATGCCATCCTATTTTGCATCTTGCTGCTGTATATGTTGCTCGGTTGCGTGATGGATTCCATCGCCATGCTGTTGCTCACCGTGCCCGTGGTTTTCCCGGTTATCGCCGCCGCCGGCTTCGATCCGGTATGGTTCGGGATTGTCACCGTCATCACCGTTGAACTGGGCCTGATCACGCCGCCGGTGGGCATGAATGTATTCGTCATCAAGACCGTGGCACCGGATGTCCCCATCGGACAGATCTTCAAGGGTGTCTTCCCTTTCGTTCTTTCCGACTTGGTTCGTCTCGCTTTGTTGGTTCTTTTCCCGAGCCTGGCGCTCGGACTGCTCTAG
- a CDS encoding bacteriohemerythrin yields the protein MKKLVWKPEYSVGHPGIDADHQGLFALVQELHEADMTDGLLSNILRRLEDYAEGHFAREEEMMRQGGYPDLEEHKTLHRNFEEWLNTVKKTYRRAAESPFQVGDSVNAFLENWLVAHIMEEDMLYRDYISNKIQDH from the coding sequence ATGAAAAAACTTGTATGGAAACCGGAATACAGCGTCGGTCATCCGGGGATCGATGCCGACCACCAAGGCCTGTTTGCCTTGGTGCAAGAGCTGCACGAGGCCGACATGACCGATGGGCTGCTGAGCAACATCCTGCGTCGACTGGAAGACTATGCAGAGGGCCACTTTGCCCGCGAGGAAGAGATGATGCGCCAGGGTGGCTATCCCGATCTGGAAGAGCATAAGACGCTGCATCGAAACTTCGAGGAATGGCTGAACACGGTCAAAAAGACCTATCGCCGGGCCGCCGAAAGCCCTTTCCAGGTGGGCGATTCCGTCAATGCCTTCCTGGAAAACTGGTTGGTTGCCCATATCATGGAAGAAGACATGCTGTATCGGGACTATATCTCCAACAAGATACAGGACCACTAA